The proteins below are encoded in one region of Microcoleus sp. AS-A8:
- a CDS encoding iron uptake porin translates to MSKLLWRALIVSPAVLGATLLVSAGAVRAAGSDSLLANDSQAATAAAVQPQTAEVQKPEAQSQAIAPTAEITSPEAQPKQELSTVATPTPAEPKLADLELPSSVSLTPSQPTPVNEAGVEPAPAAVPPAIAQMAPGEPTNNSDVLNQINRYSREGNNATTQDQVTNVSQLSDVRPTDWAYEALRSLVERYGCIAGYPDGTFRGNRAMTRYEFAAGLNACLQQIERQLGQTGDFATRADLETLQRLVDEFRTELATLGTRVDQLEGRVAFLEDHQFSTTTKLAGEAIFALTDEFSRGGVSNNTVFQDRVRLTFNTSFTGRDRLVTRLAAGNATQFAFNQDAAGNRTLLTEGQQTFNFGNTGNNNVVLDWLAYYFNFGSSKVYLAATGGIHSDYAPTLNPYFEDYDGGNGALSTFAQESPIYRIGGGAGAAISFGVGPLESILGPSTLTVGYLAGAGSNLGNTRSFGANDPNEKSGLFDGDYSALAQLNFNLGDRLGIGATYVHGYHNSNTAIFDAGVGNFPVVGSRFANTPALVTGRASTPVVSNSYGLQAAFRLSENISISGFGAFTKAILLGQGTGDIWTYGGGVAFSDFGKPGSVLGLFAGVEPTLRGLSTGVRPAGGFTRDNVWHLEGFYKYKLNDNISVTPGVIWVTAPGQNEDERDAVIGTLRTTFTF, encoded by the coding sequence ATGTCTAAATTACTGTGGAGAGCTTTAATTGTTAGTCCGGCTGTGTTAGGCGCAACCCTGCTCGTTTCAGCGGGTGCAGTGCGTGCAGCGGGTAGTGACAGCTTACTAGCCAATGACAGCCAAGCGGCGACAGCAGCCGCGGTTCAACCTCAAACCGCAGAGGTTCAAAAACCAGAAGCTCAGTCTCAGGCAATCGCGCCAACCGCGGAAATCACTTCGCCAGAGGCTCAGCCAAAACAAGAATTGTCAACCGTCGCAACACCAACTCCAGCAGAGCCAAAGCTGGCTGACCTGGAATTGCCTTCGTCAGTGTCTTTGACTCCTAGCCAACCGACACCAGTGAACGAGGCAGGAGTAGAGCCAGCGCCAGCAGCTGTACCTCCAGCCATTGCCCAAATGGCTCCGGGAGAACCTACTAATAACTCAGACGTTTTAAATCAAATCAACCGCTACAGCCGCGAAGGTAACAACGCGACGACCCAAGACCAGGTAACCAATGTTTCCCAACTGAGCGATGTCAGACCCACAGACTGGGCCTATGAAGCGCTACGTAGCTTGGTAGAGCGTTACGGTTGTATTGCTGGATACCCGGACGGCACATTTCGCGGCAACCGAGCCATGACTCGCTATGAGTTTGCGGCTGGTTTAAACGCCTGTTTACAGCAAATCGAACGTCAGCTTGGTCAGACTGGGGATTTCGCCACGAGAGCTGACTTAGAAACTCTACAGCGCTTAGTCGATGAGTTCAGGACAGAACTGGCAACCTTGGGAACGCGAGTTGATCAACTCGAAGGTCGTGTAGCTTTCCTAGAAGACCATCAATTCTCAACCACCACCAAACTGGCGGGAGAAGCCATCTTCGCCCTCACGGACGAGTTTAGTCGGGGTGGGGTTTCCAACAATACGGTATTCCAAGACCGGGTACGTTTGACGTTCAACACCAGCTTTACAGGTCGCGATCGCTTGGTAACTCGTCTTGCGGCGGGTAATGCAACACAATTTGCATTTAACCAAGACGCGGCGGGCAACAGAACACTACTAACTGAAGGGCAACAGACGTTTAACTTCGGTAACACCGGTAACAACAATGTCGTCCTAGACTGGTTGGCATACTACTTCAACTTTGGCAGCTCGAAGGTTTACCTGGCCGCGACTGGTGGTATTCACAGCGACTACGCTCCTACGCTCAACCCTTACTTTGAGGATTATGATGGTGGCAATGGTGCCCTCTCTACCTTTGCTCAGGAAAGTCCCATCTATCGGATTGGTGGTGGTGCTGGTGCTGCGATCAGCTTTGGAGTTGGGCCGTTAGAGAGTATCTTGGGACCGAGTACACTCACGGTGGGTTACTTGGCTGGCGCAGGAAGTAATCTTGGCAACACAAGATCTTTTGGTGCCAATGATCCTAACGAGAAGTCAGGTTTGTTTGATGGGGACTATTCGGCTCTAGCGCAGCTTAACTTCAATCTTGGCGACCGCCTTGGCATTGGTGCGACCTACGTTCATGGTTATCACAATTCAAACACTGCTATCTTCGATGCTGGTGTTGGTAATTTTCCTGTAGTAGGTTCTCGCTTTGCTAACACACCTGCGTTAGTTACCGGTCGAGCTTCTACTCCCGTTGTCAGTAACTCCTACGGACTCCAAGCCGCCTTCCGCCTATCTGAAAATATTTCAATTAGCGGTTTTGGGGCATTCACCAAGGCAATTCTGTTGGGTCAGGGCACTGGCGACATCTGGACTTATGGTGGAGGCGTTGCTTTTTCTGACTTCGGTAAACCCGGTAGTGTTTTAGGTCTGTTTGCAGGTGTAGAGCCGACCTTAAGAGGTCTGAGTACTGGGGTGCGTCCTGCTGGAGGCTTTACTCGTGATAACGTTTGGCACTTGGAAGGGTTCTACAAATATAAGCTAAACGATAATATCTCTGTGACTCCAGGTGTCATCTGGGTTACCGCTCCTGGTCAAAACGAAGACGAAAGAGATGCCGTCATCGGTACACTCAGAACTACGTTCACCTTCTAA
- a CDS encoding 4a-hydroxytetrahydrobiopterin dehydratase produces MASLLTDTEIQERAKPLEGWRVEGKKLRLTRKFKDFVEAIAFVNQLVEPAEAAGHHPDLEISYNQITITLTTHDAGGLTSQDFELAQVISCL; encoded by the coding sequence ATGGCTTCCCTACTCACGGATACAGAGATTCAAGAACGTGCCAAGCCGCTAGAAGGGTGGAGAGTGGAAGGAAAAAAGTTGCGGCTAACTCGAAAATTTAAGGATTTTGTGGAAGCGATCGCATTTGTGAATCAGCTCGTCGAACCCGCAGAAGCCGCCGGACATCACCCGGACTTAGAAATTTCTTATAACCAAATAACGATTACTTTGACAACCCATGATGCAGGTGGGTTGACATCCCAGGATTTTGAACTAGCCCAAGTGATTTCTTGCTTATAA
- a CDS encoding photosystem II protein D2, with the protein KNILLNEGLRAWMAPQDQPHEHFEFPEEVLPRGNAL; encoded by the coding sequence CCAAGAACATTCTGTTGAACGAAGGTCTACGGGCTTGGATGGCTCCTCAAGACCAACCCCACGAGCACTTTGAGTTCCCTGAGGAAGTTCTACCTCGCGGTAACGCTCTGTAA
- a CDS encoding Rrf2 family transcriptional regulator encodes MELSCKTEYALLALLELTACYNEGEPLQIRQIAAIQNIPDRYLEQLLATLRRGSLVRSHRGAKGGYVLGREPWKITLLDVINCLEGSNAKASKSDTPPKTIESAIVGEIWQEVHDRAHEVLQKYTLQDLCEKRDARRQLDIMYYI; translated from the coding sequence GTGGAACTTTCCTGTAAAACCGAGTATGCACTTTTGGCGTTGTTGGAGTTAACGGCTTGTTACAACGAAGGTGAGCCGCTACAAATCCGCCAGATTGCGGCTATCCAGAATATCCCTGACCGATATTTAGAACAGCTACTCGCCACATTGAGACGTGGCAGCCTAGTACGTAGCCATCGAGGAGCCAAAGGAGGTTATGTCCTAGGGCGAGAACCTTGGAAAATTACGCTTTTAGATGTGATTAACTGCCTAGAAGGCTCAAACGCTAAAGCCTCTAAAAGTGATACCCCACCGAAAACAATAGAAAGCGCTATCGTCGGCGAAATTTGGCAGGAAGTCCACGACCGCGCCCATGAAGTCTTGCAAAAATACACACTTCAAGATTTGTGTGAAAAGCGAGATGCCCGACGCCAGCTCGATATCATGTATTACATTTAG